A window from Bufo bufo chromosome 1, aBufBuf1.1, whole genome shotgun sequence encodes these proteins:
- the FRS2 gene encoding fibroblast growth factor receptor substrate 2 — MGSCCSCPDKETFPDNHQNRFKVINVDDDGNELGTGVMELTENELILYTRKRDSVKWPYLCLRRYGYDSNLFSFESGRRCQTGQGIFAFKCARAEELFNMLQEIMQNNSISVVEEPVVERNPQTELDVPRTPRTPTTPGFSGSNLPNGYPRYPSFGDASSHPSSRHPSVGSTRLPSVGEESTHPLLVPEDHVHTYVNTTGVQEDPRPNAPVPLEQRLSNAEGSAVHADSISIPDHDSHVILEPEGVKFVLGPTPVQRQLMEKKQLEKLEDQQSSGKGGSSSCPNSTEWDTGYDSDERRDTPSGNKMVYENVNGLSIPPSGARRGRVPPPISTEVQNINNSAQRRTALINYENLPSLPPVWEARKPSKEDDDPLGPKTPALNGFHNNLDPMHNYVNTENVTVPLSAHKVEFSRRRDCTPTVFNFDIRRPSLEHRQLNYIQVDLEGGSDSDNPQTPKTPTTPLPQTPTRRTELYAVIDIERTAAMSNLQKALPRDDGTSRKTRHNSTDLPM; from the exons ATGGGTAGCTGCTGTAGCTGTCCAGATAAAGAAACTTTCCCCGATAACCACCAGAACAGGTTTAAG GTTATTAATGTGGATGATGATGGTAATGAGCTGGGCACTGGAGTAATGGAGCTAACGGAAAATGAGCTCATCTTGTATACACGCAAGCGGGACTCTGTTAAATGGCCTTACCTTTGCCTGCGCCGTTATGGATACGATTCAAATCTTTTCTCTTTTGAAAGTGGGCGACGCTGTCAGACTGGACAAG gaatATTTGCTTTTAAATGTGCCCGTGCCGAAGAGCTGTTCAATATGTTGCAAGAAATCATGCAGAATAATAGTATAAGCGTTGTTGAAGAACCAGTGGTTGAAAGAAATCCTCAAACCGAGCTTGATGTGCCAAGGACCCCACGCACTCCAACAA CTCCTGGCTTTAGTGGTTCAAATTTACCCAATGGATATCCACGTTACCCATCCTTTGGTGATGCATCTTCTCACCCGTCTAGTAGACATCCATCAGTGGGTAGCACACGCCTTCCTTCTGTAGGAGAGGAGTCTACCCACCCTCTACTTGTTCCTGAAGACCAT GTGCACACGTATGTTAACACAACTGGTGTACAAGAAGACCCGAGGCCCAACGCACCAGTGCCACTTGAGCAACGCCTTTCCAATGCAGAGGGAAGCGCAGTCCATGCAGATTCCATTTCCATTCCTGATCATGACTCCCATGTCATCCTAGAGCCCGAAGGTGTGAAGTTTGTTTTAGGACCAACCCCTGTTCAGAGACAATTAATGGAAAAAAAGCAACTGGAGAAACTTGAGGATCAGCAAAGCAGTGGaaaaggtggcagcagtagctgtCCTAATAGCACAGAGTGGGACACTGGTTATGACAGTGATGAGCGCCGAGATACGCCTTCTGGCAATAAAATGGTATATGAAAACGTTAATGGTTTGTCAATTCCTCCATCTGGGGCAAGAAGAGGACGTGTTCCACCACCTATCTCGACAGAGGTGCAAAACATCAACAACTCTGCTCAGAGGAGGACTGCATTAATAAACTATGAAAACTTACCATCTCTCCCTCCTGTTTGGGAAGCCCGAAAGCCCAGTAAGGAGGATGATGACCCTTTAGGACCAAAGACACCAGCTCTTAATGGTTTTCACAATAACCTAGACCCAATGCATAACTATGTGAACACCGAGAATGTGACTGTTCCATTAAGTGCTCACAAAGTTGAGTTTTCTAGGCGTCGGGACTGTACACCAACAGTTTTTAATTTTGATATAAGACGCCCGAGTTTAGAACACAGGCAGCTTAATTATATACAGGTTGATTTAGAAGGTGGTAGTGACTCTGACAACCCTCAGACACCTAAGACCCCAACCACTCCACTCCCTCAAACTCCTACCAGACGCACGGAGCTGTATGCTGTAATAGACATTGAAAGAACTGCTGCTATGTCCAACCTGCAGAAAGCACTGCCACGCGATGACGGTACTTCTAGAAAGACTAGGCACAACAGTACTGATCTACCCATGTGA